One genomic segment of Methanobrevibacter ruminantium includes these proteins:
- a CDS encoding aldo/keto reductase, translating to MLDGLNSIVKEGKVRYIGISNCFAWQLAKANALAEKEGFEKFVSVQGHYTPIFREEEREMIPYCRSENIGLTPYSSLASGRLSKMTDESSKRLKEDFYATKKYESTEEQDSVIINRVINLAREYDVSMSEISLAWLQTKVDSTIMGATKLKHIETGVNSVELKLSEDDIKYLEEPNKAHDLVGVMADNKAKTNDSEKVWVRK from the coding sequence ATTCTCGATGGATTAAACAGCATAGTCAAAGAAGGAAAGGTCAGATACATAGGCATTTCTAACTGTTTTGCATGGCAACTTGCAAAGGCAAATGCACTTGCAGAAAAGGAAGGATTTGAAAAGTTCGTTTCAGTTCAAGGACACTACACTCCCATATTCCGTGAAGAGGAAAGGGAGATGATTCCATACTGCAGAAGTGAAAACATTGGACTTACACCTTACAGTTCACTTGCTTCTGGAAGACTTTCAAAAATGACTGATGAAAGCTCTAAAAGACTAAAAGAAGATTTTTATGCAACTAAAAAATATGAATCAACTGAAGAACAGGATTCTGTAATAATCAATAGGGTAATTAATCTTGCAAGGGAATATGATGTTTCAATGAGTGAAATTTCACTTGCATGGTTACAAACCAAAGTTGATTCCACAATTATGGGAGCTACAAAGCTAAAGCATATTGAAACTGGAGTGAATTCTGTAGAGCTTAAGTTAAGTGAAGATGACATCAAATACCTTGAGGAACCTAACAAGGCTCATGATTTAGTTGGCGTAATGGCAGACAATAAGGCTAAGACTAATGACAGCGAAAAGGTTTGGGTTAGAAAATAA
- a CDS encoding arsenate reductase family protein, whose amino-acid sequence MLFIYYPRCSTCQKAKKWLDENGFKYDEQHIVEDNPDYDQLKGLYEKSGLPLKRFFNTSGKIYREMQLKDKLPEMSEEEQMKILSTEGMLVKRPIIETEDVVLTGFRQKEWEEKLK is encoded by the coding sequence ATGTTATTTATTTACTACCCAAGATGCAGCACATGCCAAAAGGCTAAAAAATGGTTAGATGAAAATGGATTCAAATATGATGAACAGCATATTGTTGAGGATAATCCAGATTATGACCAATTGAAGGGATTATACGAGAAAAGTGGACTTCCTCTCAAGAGGTTCTTCAACACAAGCGGTAAAATCTACAGAGAGATGCAATTAAAAGACAAGTTGCCTGAAATGAGTGAAGAAGAACAAATGAAGATTTTATCTACTGAAGGCATGCTTGTAAAACGTCCAATAATTGAGACTGAAGATGTAGTGCTTACTGGATTTAGACAAAAAGAGTGGGAGGAGAAATTAAAATAA
- a CDS encoding MalY/PatB family protein, producing MKYNFDSIIDRKNTNSLKWDLFDDDYPMWVADMDFYAAPFIYESVNRKAKHGVYAYSFVNDEIFDSYINWWEKYGLAMKRDELLFATGVMPSITSIIRAFTDVGDNVLIQTPVYHVFFYVIEDNDRNVVENPLIYDSASHDVETAYSIDFDDLEEKFKDPKTKLMLLCNPHNPIGRIWDEKTLEKIAILANKYDVLVVSDEIHCDLTDPNLTYVPFASLDEDLANNSITCISPSKTFNIAGLQSSAVFTRNKELYEILEKQLSVDCFNHPNIFSIDATIAAYKSEDWLNELREVLFENKMIVDEFLKSEIPEIRLVPANATYLLWLDCSKLRGENFENCEFSTSLSEFLRENVSLFLSPGIQFGKNGDNFLRMNIACPQDLLLEGLNALKTGIEKFKKENNI from the coding sequence ATGAAATACAATTTTGATTCAATAATTGACAGAAAAAATACCAATTCACTTAAATGGGATCTATTTGATGATGATTACCCTATGTGGGTTGCAGATATGGACTTTTATGCGGCTCCATTCATTTATGAATCCGTGAATAGAAAAGCAAAGCATGGAGTTTATGCCTATTCATTTGTCAATGATGAAATTTTTGATTCCTATATCAATTGGTGGGAAAAATATGGGCTTGCTATGAAAAGGGATGAATTATTGTTTGCAACTGGGGTCATGCCTTCAATCACTAGCATCATTCGAGCATTCACTGACGTTGGAGATAATGTCTTGATCCAAACACCAGTTTACCATGTCTTCTTTTATGTGATTGAGGATAATGATAGAAATGTTGTTGAAAATCCTCTGATTTATGATTCTGCCTCCCATGATGTGGAAACTGCTTACTCCATTGATTTTGATGATTTGGAAGAAAAATTCAAGGATCCAAAGACTAAATTGATGCTTTTATGCAATCCTCATAATCCAATTGGAAGAATATGGGATGAGAAAACCCTTGAAAAAATAGCTATTTTAGCAAACAAATACGATGTTCTTGTTGTCTCTGATGAGATACATTGTGACTTAACTGACCCTAATTTGACTTATGTTCCTTTTGCATCTTTAGATGAGGACTTGGCAAACAATAGCATCACTTGCATTTCTCCAAGCAAGACATTTAATATTGCAGGTCTTCAAAGTTCTGCAGTTTTCACTCGAAACAAAGAGCTTTATGAGATTTTAGAAAAGCAATTGTCAGTTGATTGCTTCAATCATCCGAACATCTTTTCAATAGATGCCACTATTGCAGCATATAAAAGTGAAGATTGGTTAAATGAATTGAGGGAAGTTCTATTTGAAAATAAGATGATTGTTGATGAGTTCTTAAAAAGTGAAATTCCTGAAATCAGATTGGTTCCGGCAAATGCAACCTATCTTTTATGGTTGGATTGCAGTAAGTTAAGGGGAGAAAATTTTGAAAATTGTGAATTCTCCACTTCTTTATCTGAGTTTTTAAGAGAAAATGTAAGTTTATTCCTATCTCCAGGAATTCAATTTGGAAAAAATGGGGATAATTTCTTGAGAATGAATATCGCATGTCCTCAAGACTTATTGCTTGAAGGATTGAATGCATTAAAAACAGGGATTGAAAAATTTAAAAAAGAAAATAATATTTGA
- a CDS encoding nitroreductase family protein, with protein sequence MADFEEIINTRRSIREYDSKEVENEKIEKILKAGMQAPGSRLGAEPWEFLIIKNKDTLAKIGETKPRVTNAPVAILLIANIERSFYKLVWQQDMSAAAENMLLEAVNLGLGGLWNGVAPEEERMNAIADIVGLPKNDNLKPFCIITLGYPAEGWENKFMDKFDESRIHYETY encoded by the coding sequence ATGGCTGATTTTGAAGAAATTATCAATACAAGACGCAGTATAAGGGAATATGATTCCAAAGAAGTTGAAAATGAAAAGATAGAAAAGATTTTAAAAGCAGGCATGCAAGCTCCTGGAAGCAGGTTAGGTGCTGAACCTTGGGAATTCCTGATAATTAAAAACAAGGATACACTTGCTAAAATTGGAGAAACCAAACCTCGTGTAACAAATGCCCCTGTAGCCATTCTTTTGATTGCAAACATTGAAAGATCATTTTATAAATTGGTATGGCAACAGGATATGAGTGCAGCAGCAGAGAACATGCTTCTTGAGGCTGTCAATCTTGGTTTAGGAGGATTATGGAATGGTGTAGCTCCTGAAGAGGAAAGAATGAACGCCATTGCAGATATTGTAGGATTGCCAAAAAATGACAACCTAAAGCCATTCTGCATAATCACTCTCGGTTATCCTGCTGAAGGTTGGGAAAACAAATTCATGGATAAATTCGATGAATCCAGAATCCATTATGAAACCTATTAA
- a CDS encoding DUF308 domain-containing protein, producing MESSKILAIISIIIGLIFIIFPIFSANLISILIGAAVLIFGIGLAYTGIISKDISPAISTVSAIFGVVMIILGLAFIFGTNAISFLVGLQFYVVGFMLIIASVIGLLGGAEINKSGSIVGLVLGIVILFIALFAANNPILITIILGIALIAHGIVGYFHADEY from the coding sequence ATGGAATCAAGTAAGATTTTAGCCATTATTTCAATCATTATTGGTTTGATATTTATTATATTCCCAATATTCAGCGCTAATTTAATCTCTATCCTTATTGGTGCAGCAGTATTGATATTTGGTATAGGATTAGCTTACACTGGAATCATTTCAAAAGATATTTCACCAGCTATTTCAACTGTTTCAGCAATATTTGGAGTTGTAATGATTATTTTAGGATTGGCATTCATCTTTGGAACCAATGCAATTTCATTCCTAGTTGGATTACAGTTCTATGTTGTTGGCTTCATGCTAATCATAGCTTCCGTAATCGGATTGCTTGGAGGAGCTGAAATCAACAAATCTGGCTCCATAGTTGGTTTAGTATTAGGAATTGTTATTTTGTTCATTGCTTTATTTGCAGCTAACAACCCAATATTAATCACCATCATATTAGGTATTGCATTAATAGCACATGGAATCGTTGGATATTTCCATGCAGATGAATACTAA
- the serS gene encoding serine--tRNA ligase — protein MLDIKLFRENPELIFDSEKKRFRSTENAEKVIEYDTLWREGERRLNSLRAEKNKLSKSFKKAKQEGNIEEVIAKSKEVAQEIKDLSAKNAEYLQLRDDYRYKVGNIIDEDVPVSDTEDDNVVVRTYGEIPEHDFELLNHVDLINKIDGADLETAASVSGARFYYLKRDILHLNLALIQFALSELEAEGYIPMQTPFFVKGEVAAETSELGEFEETLYKVENEDMYLIATAEQTLAALHRNEIINPEDLPLRYCALSTCFRKEAGSHGKDTLGIFRVHQFEKIEQFIYSTPEDSRKQHDHLMEVTERIYQKLGLPYQIIAIVSSALNDNAAIKYDLEAWFPGSGAFRELVSCTNCKDYQARKTKTRYGRAGSGDAQILHTLNSTAIATERTICCILENYQQADGSIKVPEVLVPYMGGKTVIEAKE, from the coding sequence TTGTTGGACATAAAATTATTCAGAGAAAATCCTGAATTGATATTTGACTCTGAGAAGAAAAGATTCAGAAGCACAGAAAATGCAGAGAAAGTTATTGAATATGACACCTTATGGAGAGAAGGTGAAAGAAGATTAAACTCTTTAAGAGCAGAAAAAAACAAATTATCCAAATCATTCAAGAAAGCAAAGCAAGAAGGTAACATTGAGGAAGTCATTGCTAAAAGTAAGGAAGTCGCTCAAGAGATCAAGGATTTAAGCGCTAAAAATGCAGAATACCTTCAATTAAGAGATGATTATAGATATAAAGTGGGAAACATTATTGATGAGGATGTTCCTGTTTCCGATACTGAAGATGACAATGTGGTTGTAAGAACCTATGGTGAAATTCCAGAGCATGACTTTGAATTGTTGAATCATGTAGACTTGATTAATAAGATTGATGGAGCAGACCTTGAAACTGCAGCAAGCGTTTCAGGTGCAAGATTCTACTACTTGAAAAGAGACATCTTACACTTGAACTTGGCATTGATTCAATTTGCACTTTCAGAACTTGAAGCTGAAGGATACATTCCTATGCAAACTCCTTTCTTTGTAAAAGGTGAAGTTGCAGCTGAAACTTCTGAACTCGGTGAGTTTGAGGAAACCTTATACAAGGTTGAAAATGAAGACATGTACTTGATTGCAACTGCTGAACAGACTTTAGCAGCTCTTCACAGAAATGAAATCATCAATCCAGAAGACTTGCCACTTAGATACTGCGCACTTTCAACTTGTTTTAGAAAAGAGGCAGGTTCTCATGGAAAGGACACTTTGGGAATCTTTAGAGTTCACCAATTCGAAAAGATTGAACAGTTCATTTACTCCACACCTGAGGATTCAAGAAAGCAGCATGATCATTTGATGGAAGTCACTGAAAGAATCTATCAGAAATTAGGTCTTCCATATCAAATCATAGCTATTGTATCATCTGCATTAAATGACAATGCAGCAATCAAATACGACCTTGAAGCTTGGTTCCCAGGTTCCGGTGCATTCAGGGAATTGGTAAGTTGTACCAACTGTAAGGATTATCAAGCAAGAAAAACCAAAACAAGATACGGTAGAGCAGGTTCCGGAGATGCACAAATATTGCATACCTTAAACAGTACAGCTATTGCAACTGAAAGAACCATTTGTTGTATTTTAGAAAACTACCAACAAGCTGACGGTAGCATTAAAGTCCCTGAGGTCTTGGTACCTTATATGGGTGGAAAAACAGTTATTGAAGCAAAAGAATAA